From one Musa acuminata AAA Group cultivar baxijiao chromosome BXJ2-6, Cavendish_Baxijiao_AAA, whole genome shotgun sequence genomic stretch:
- the LOC135614145 gene encoding probable indole-3-acetic acid-amido synthetase GH3.1, with product MPEAPKPILSPASVPDEHRKALEFIEDVTANADQVQRRVLAEILAQNAPAEYLHRHGLPSRTAPDPDAFKRLIPVVTYEDIRPDILRIAHGDTSPILSGRPISEFLTSSGTSGGERKLMPMIEDELDRRSVLYSLLMPVMSQFVPGLDEGKGMYLLFVKSEARTPGGLIARPVLTSYYKSRHFLSQPFDPYNVLTSPNEAILCLDSYQSMYAQLLCGLIHRAEVVRVGAVFASGFIRAIRFLEKYWPRLCRDIRSGELDAEITDRAVREAVVRVLRPDPELARLIEAEFGRGSLQGIIPRLWPNTKYVDVIVTGAMAQYIPTLDFYSGGLPLTCTMYGSSECYFGLNLNPMCKPSEVSYTFIPTFAYFEFLPIHCSGNGRTEFDHRELVDLVDVKLGQEYELVVTTYAGLYRYRVGDVLRVAGFKNKTPQFNFIRRKSVVLSIDSDKTDEVELQAAVSNAVNHLKPFGASLVEYTSCADTVSIPGHYVLYWELRAGDTTVPASVFEDCCLAVEESLNSVYRQGRVCDKSIGPLEIRVVEEGTFDKMMDYALSQGASINQYKAPRCVRHGPVVELLDGRVQSTFFSPKCPKWAPGNKQWDKDAGGI from the exons ATGCCAGAGGCACCAAAGCCCATACTCTCGCCGGCTTCCGTTCCAGATGAGCACCGCAAGGCCCTCGAATTCATCGAAGATGTGACCGCCAACGCGGACCAAGTACAGCGCCGCGTGCTTGCCGAGATCCTGGCGCAGAACGCCCCTGCCGAGTACTTGCACCGGCACGGCCTGCCCAGCCGCACCGCTCCCGATCCCGACGCCTTTAAGCGCCTCATCCCGGTCGTCACCTACGAAGACATCCGGCCCGATATCCTCCGCATCGCCCATGGAGACACCTCTCCCATCCTCTCCGGCCGCCCCATCTCCGAATTCCTCACGAG CTCGGGGACATCGGGTGGCGAGCGAAAACTCATGCCGATGATCGAGGACGAGCTGGACCGCCGCTCGGTGCTGTATAGCCTGCTAATGCCGGTGATGAGCCAATTCGTGCCGGGCCTCGACGAGGGCAAGGGAATGTACCTCCTGTTTGTGAAGTCCGAGGCGCGCACTCCTGGTGGCCTAATAGCCCGTCCTGTTCTCACCAGCTACTACAAGAGTCGCCACTTCCTCAGCCAGCCTTTTGACCCCTACAACGTTCTTACCAGCCCCAACGAAGCCATCCTCTGCCTGGACTCCTATCAAAGCATGTACGCTCAGCTACTCTGCGGCCTAATTCATCGGGCCGAGGTGGTCCGCGTCGGTGCCGTCTTCGCCTCGGGCTTTATCCGCGCCATCCGCTTCCTGGAGAAGTACTGGCCGCGACTGTGCCGCGACATCCGGTCCGGCGAGCTCGATGCCGAGATCACCGACCGGGCGGTGCGGGAGGCGGTGGTGCGCGTTCTGCGCCCGGATCCGGAACTCGCTCGCCTAATCGAGGCGGAATTCGGCAGGGGTTCATTGCAGGGCATCATACCCCGCCTGTGGCCCAACACAAAGTACGTCGACGTGATTGTCACCGGCGCCATGGCCCAGTACATCCCTACGCTTGACTTCTATAGCGGTGGCCTGCCATTGACCTGCACGATGTACGGGTCGTCGGAGTGCTACTTTGGCCTCAACCTCAATCCCATGTGCAAGCCAAGCGAAGTCTCCTACACATTTATCCCTACCTTTGCCTACTTCGAGTTCCTGCCCATTCACTGCAGCGGCAATGGCCGAACGGAGTTCGATCACCGGGAATTGGTGGACCTCGTGGACGTGAAGCTCGGCCAGGAGTACGAGCTCGTGGTCACAACCTACGCTG GGTTGTATCGATATAGAGTCGGTGACGTGTTGAGGGTGGCGGGATTCAAAAACAAGACACCGCAGTTCAACTTTATCCGGCGGAAAAGTGTGGTGTTGAGCATCGATTCTGACAAGACCGACGAGGTCGAGCTCCAAGCAGCGGTGAGCAACGCAGTCAACCATCTCAAGCCGTTCGGTGCGTCGCTGGTGGAGTACACGAGCTGCGCAGACACCGTCAGCATCCCAGGCCACTACGTGCTCTACTGGGAGTTGCGAGCTGGAGATACGACGGTGCCGGCGTCGGTGTTCGAGGACTGCTGCTTAGCAGTGGAGGAGTCACTGAACAGCGTGTACCGACAAGGACGGGTGTGCGACAAGTCGATCGGGCCGCTGGAGATCAGGGTGGTGGAGGAAGGGACGTTCGATAAGATGATGGACTACGCACTCAGCCAGGGGGCCTCCATCAACCAGTACAAGGCGCCACGGTGCGTGCGGCATGGGCCCGTCGTCGAGCTGCTCGACGGCCGGGTGCAGTCCACGTTCTTCAGCCCCAAGTGCCCCAAATGGGCGCCGGGCAACAAGCAATGGGACAAGGACGCCGGTGGCATCTGA
- the LOC135613374 gene encoding protein FAR1-RELATED SEQUENCE 5-like translates to MRRLESAQGFPSRDVTSPTRWHQHIGCGAHRPRERRRKRSLFRSRERCLWAHQHDQKRGREAVPSRRPFTWWVPHRQYEWEILEPVSVSDRKSVPPSAETSSLPALRTPWLGLRRSPTAASPSPSPSPSSPFGGRSKNYWSGWKDSLQQSKTEKMYAFGGCSRKRNKKTSVAPAVVFTPVQPVTHVPVHVGGHPPTLQSLVQMWPSPLVILSPTVPWAAQPSIPSTSEHSSVQNDPDKERMADMASAGVTTILGDASNAKWLPRVDMLFDSETDAYDFYNTYAENEGFIVRRSKSTVSTKNIITKRTFVCSREGFREKKKGEKEAKCPRPVTRIGCPACMTIRLTPNGKYRVTEFVPNHNHQLAMVATYDKLRAKKLRRNARVARADLVDDTVRLPEFESEDEAYEFYSAYAGRMGFRVRKTSATISAENVVTRRMFVCSREGFREQKKGEKRVKKPRKEFRTGCPACMVIRISSTGKYRVTEFVTFHNHQLEAPSATEILTSETAENGADHVLNTVNESADDDAQKHINSPQCSTLVPPGYKNYLRSKRMKAIQMGDAGATLEYLQRMQEDSSSFYYAIQVDKDDNLTNVFWADAKSVMDFCYFGDVVCFDTTYKVLDYDRPFALFTGINHHKQTVIFGAALLYDESVESLKWLLESFKTAMSGKQPKTILTDRCAVLSEAIAAVFPATNHRYCVWHIYQNAIVQLSQVFHGSRTLGYDFRRCLFDCEDEEEFLKEWEAMCGKYDLIDNKWMATLFEEREKWALVYGRETFYADMKSAQQKESMNTELKKYLCNKTELLGFFEHYERILSEKRCAELQADINANQSNQKPPPMRMLRQAANVYTPAAYKMFEREFELYMDCILYGCNEVGTISEYKVMIEEKAMDHLVKSDSFDGSVTCSCKKFEFLGIQCCHVLKVLDTQNIKELPPQYILKRWRKDAKTRGLSEDSIFSFDCFPQSSLAKRYSSLCRIFSIAAALAAKTIDSYAFLESHSEVLSNQLNQVLQSRSLEMPAMIPAPCDQLQNPVESMVAESLR, encoded by the exons ATGAGGCGGCTCGAATCGGCCCAGGGCTTTCCCTCTCGTGACGTCACCTCTCCAACACGATGGCATCAGCATATTGGCTGTGGGGCCCACCGGCCCCGTGAGAGGCGGAGGAAGCGTTCCCTGTTTCGGTCCCGTGAGCGGTGCCTATGGGCCCACCAACACGACCAAAAGCGGGGGAGGGAAGCGGTGCCGTCCCGTCGTCCATTCACATGGTGGGTCCCGCACCGGCAATACGAGTGGGAAATTCTGGAGCCTGTCTCCGTGTCAGACAGGAAATCCGTCCCCCCATCCGCAGAGACGAGCTCGCTCCCCGCCCTCCGCACCCCCTGGCTCGGCCTCCGCCGATCCCCCACCGccgcctccccctccccctccccctccccctcctccccctTCGGGGGTCGATCCAAG AACTATTGGTCCGGTTGGAAGGATTCCTTGCAACAAAGTAAGACAGAGAAGATGTATGCATTTGGTGGTTGCAGTAGGAAGAGGAATAAGAAAACTTCTGTTGCCCCTGCTGTAGTTTTTACTCCTGTGCAACCTGTCACACATGTACCTGTACATGTTGGTGGCCATCCACCTACACTACAATCATTAGTTCAGATGTGGCCAAGCCCTCTTGTCATATTGTCTCCAACAGTACCATGGGCTGCACAACCATCTATTCCATCAACATCGGAACATTCATCTGTGCAAAATGATCCTGACAAG GAAAGGATGGCGGACATGGCAAGTGCTGGCGTTACTACTATACTGGGGGATGCTAGTAATGCAAAATGGCTACCAAGGGTTGATATGTTGTTTGACAGTGAAACTGATGCATACGACTTCTATAATACATATGCTGAGAATGAAGGTTTCATTGTGCGAAGATCAAAGTCAACAGTATCAACAAAGAATATCATCACTAAGAGGACATTTGTGTGCTCGAGAGAAGGCTTTCGAGAGAagaaaaaaggagagaaagaggCCAAGTGTCCACGACCTGTAACAAGAATTGGTTGCCCAGCATGCATGACCATTAGGCTTACACCTAATGGCAAATATCGCGTGACAGAATTTGTACCAAACCACAACCATCAACTTGCAATGGTAGCTACCTATGATAAATTGAGGGCGAAGAAGCTGAGGCGCAATGCTCGAGTTGCAAGAGCAGATTTGGTGGATGATACAGTGAGGCTACCGGAGTTTGAAAGTGAAGATGAGGCCTATGAATTCTACAGTGCATATGCTGGAAGGATGGGATTCCGTGTTCGAAAAACAAGTGCAACAATTAGTGCCGAAAATGTAGTCACTAGAAGGATGTTTGTTTGCTCAAGAGAAGGATTCCGTGAGcagaaaaaaggagaaaagagagtAAAGAAACCACGAAAAGAATTTAGAACTGGTTGTCCTGCCTGTATGGTCATTAGAATATCATCAACTGGCAAATATCGCGTAACTGAATTTGTTACTTTTCATAACCATCAGCTAGAAGCTCCATCAGCCACTGAGATCTTGACGTCTGAGACTGCAGAAAATGGTGCAGATCATGTTTTGAACACAGTCAATGAATCTGCAGATGATGATGCCCAGAAGCACATCAATAGTCCACAATGTAGTACCTTGGTTCCTCCAGGTTATAAAAACTATCTAAGATCTAAGCGAATGAAGGCTATTCAAATGGGTGATGCTGGTGCTACATTGGAGTATCTGCAAAGGATGCAAGAAGATAGCTCATCATTCTACTATGCAATACAAGTTGATAAGGATGACAATTTAACCAATGTCTTTTGGGCAGATGCAAAGTCTGTAATGGACTTCTGTTACTTTGGTGATGTTGTATGCTTTGACACGACCTACAAGGTGCTTGATTATGATCGGCCGTTTGCATTATTTACCGGTATTAATCATCATAAACAGACCGTTATTTTTGGTGCtgctttgctttatgatgaaagcGTGGAATCTTTGAAGTGGTTGTTGGAGAGTTTCAAGACAgcaatgagtggaaaacagcctaAGACAATCTTAACGGACCGTTGTGCTGTGTTAAGTGAGGCGATAGCTGCAGTTTTTCCAGCTACAAACCATCGCTACTGTGTTTGGCATATTTACCAAAATGCTATTGTACAACTAAGTCAAGTATTTCATGGATCGAGAACTTTAGGATATGACTTCAGGAGATGCCTCTTTGATTGTGAAGATGAGGAGGAGTTTTTGAAAGAATGGGAAGCAATGTGTGGTAAGTATGATCTTATAGACAATAAATGGATGGCTACTCTGTTTGAGGAAAGAGAGAAATGGGCGTTGGTATATGGACGAGAAACATTTTATGCGGATATGAAGAGTGCTCAACAGAAGGAGAGCATGAATACTGAGCTAAAGAAATATTTATGCAACAAAACTGAACTACTGGGCTTTTTTGAGCATTATGAAAGAATACTATCCGAGAAACGATGTGCTGAACTACAAGCTGATATTAATGCTAACCAGAGTAACCAAAAGCCACCACCTATGCGCATGCTGAGGCAAGCTGCAAATGTTTACACTCCAGCTGCATATAAAATGTTTGAAAGGGAATTTGAACTGTACATGGATTGTATTTTGTATGGTTGCAATGAAGTAGGGACAATATCTGAATACAAGGTTATGATCGAGGAGAAAGCTATGGATCATTTGGTGAAATCTGATTCTTTTGATGGTTCTGTGACTTGCAGTTGCAAGAAATTTGAGTTTCTTGGGATTCAATGCTGTCATGTATTAAAAGTGCTAGATACTCAAAATATCAAAGAACTTCCGCCGCAGTACATATTGAAGCGGTGGAGGAAGGATGCAAAGACCAGAGGTTTAAGTGAAGACTCTATATTCTCATTTGATTGCTTTCCTCAATCATCACTGGCAAAACGTTATAGCTCTCTATGCCGCATTTTCAGTATTGCAGCAGCACTTGCAGCTAAAACTATAGATTCATATGCATTCCTTGAAAGCCACTCAGAGGTGCTTAGCAATCAGTTAAACCAAGTTTTACAATCAAGATCCCTCGAGATGCCTGCTATGATTCCCGCCCCATGCGATCAACTACAAAATCCAGTTGAGAGCATGGTTGCTGAAAGTCTTCGGTAG
- the LOC135614144 gene encoding mavicyanin-like has translation MAATWGGFINVVALAVLVQVAAAATYTVGGSEGGWDLSTDLQTWASAQTFVPGDSLSFAYAPSHDVVEVTKAEYDACTASRPIQSYTGGSTVIKLSAPGKRHFICGIAGHCTAGMKLEVDVVSAAAAAAATPPPVPTPTNPEAPAASHGPRSPGSSPLGSATSTGSSSSEPPAVDLVLAPVSPPPSQSAADGVGHPKLAIGVTVGMLMTVVL, from the exons ATGGCGGCGACTTGGGGAGGATTCATCAACGTCGTGGCCTTGGCGGTGCTGGTTCAAGTTGCGGCCGCTGCAACTTACACTGTTGGAGGCTCGGAGGGAGGGTGGGATCTAAGCACAGATCTGCAGACGTGGGCGTCGGCTCAGACGTTTGTGCCTGGTGACAGCCTGA GCTTCGCATACGCTCCATCCCATGATGTGGTGGAGGTAACAAAAGCAGAATACGATGCATGCACCGCAAGCAGGCCGATCCAATCTTACACAGGCGGGAGCACCGTCATCAAGTTATCGGCACCCGGGAAGCGACACTTCATCTGTGGGATCGCAGGGCACTGCACCGCAGGGATGAAGCTCGAAGTCGACGTTGTCtccgcagcggcggcggcggcggcgacgccaCCGCCCGTCCCGACACCAACGAACCCTGAAGCTCCTGCTGCTTCTCATGGACCTCGTTCACCGGGGAGTTCGCCGCTCGGCAGCGCCACGAGCACGGGTTCATCATCGTCGGAGCCACCTGCTGTAGACCTGGTTCTCGCTCCAGTTTCGCCACCTCCATCGCAATCTGCAGCCGACGGAGTTGGCCATCCAAAGCTTGCGATTGGAGTCACCGTGGGAATGCTGATGACTGTCGTTCTGTGA